GGTGCGTTTCCAGTTGTTACAGGACGGGCAGAGCGGTTGCAGATTGTCTGCGGTATTCGTGCCTCCGCATTGCAGCGGAATGATGTGGTCAATCTGCAATCGCTCATAAAGCGAATCGGTTGCGCCGCATCGAGCGCAGGCGTAGTTGTGGGCTTTCAACACCGCTTCCCACTCTTCCCAGGTGAATGAACCTGTAGAGCCGAAACGTTTGGCTCTCTGGGTATGGCGGTCAATGATCCAGCGCCGACGGGCGTGTTCGGCATT
This DNA window, taken from Acidobacteriota bacterium, encodes the following:
- a CDS encoding HNH endonuclease, with translation MQFEDWESDPEENPIECKLSQTPAAIRKRRSRMTNAEHARRRWIIDRHTQRAKRFGSTGSFTWEEWEAVLKAHNYACARCGATDSLYERLQIDHIIPLQCGGTNTADNLQPLCPSCNNWKRTKAIDYRKEKPNVYAHPSCANEKAQ